In the genome of Spirochaetia bacterium, one region contains:
- a CDS encoding ATP-binding protein gives MQSKRKMPVGIQSFEDLIKNGYVYVDKTSYIWKLIQDDNPYFLSRPRRFGKSLLLSTLEAYFLGKRELFDGLSIATQEKDWITYPVLHLDFNAENYKTENSLEQILSLHLSRWEKLYSISQDFEAPELRFIKVIREAHRQSGKQVVVLVDEYDKPLLETIENRRLQEAYRATMKAFYGVLKSEDANLKFVFLTGVTKSSPMSIFSDLNQLRDISMERAYAGICGITEEELTTMFVPEIEDLAHAQHMDRDCCMAELKKRYDGYHFHPEGEGMYNPFSLLSTFAKGEFSFYWFQTGTPTFLVGLIERSGFDLRTMEEGVEAGENAFCEYRFERLSPIPLLYQGGYLTIKGYDREFGIYTLKFPNQEVKYGFLSFFLPQETSLGEEEGSFYIGQFVKDIRGGNLDAFMERLGSILSSVPYPVYGEARQANEQTFQMGCFLIFELMGQFAQTEVHSALGRSDCVVWTKDIIYVFEFKADGSAEDALRQLEERDYAAPYRSDGRKIVQVGVGFDKKKRTIDKWLVKED, from the coding sequence ATGCAATCAAAAAGGAAAATGCCCGTCGGCATACAGAGTTTTGAAGATCTAATTAAAAACGGTTACGTCTATGTGGACAAGACCTCCTACATATGGAAACTTATCCAAGATGACAACCCATATTTTCTTTCCCGGCCCAGAAGGTTCGGCAAGAGCCTGCTGCTCTCCACGCTTGAGGCATACTTCCTAGGTAAGAGGGAACTGTTCGACGGCCTTTCCATTGCGACCCAGGAAAAGGACTGGATTACCTACCCAGTACTGCATCTGGACTTCAATGCAGAAAACTACAAAACAGAAAATTCCCTTGAACAGATATTGAGTCTGCATCTGAGCCGATGGGAAAAACTCTACAGCATCAGCCAAGATTTTGAAGCGCCAGAACTGCGTTTCATCAAAGTCATCAGAGAAGCCCACAGGCAAAGCGGCAAACAGGTGGTGGTGCTGGTGGACGAGTACGACAAGCCACTGCTGGAGACCATAGAAAACAGAAGACTGCAGGAAGCCTACAGGGCTACCATGAAGGCATTCTACGGCGTGCTCAAGAGCGAGGATGCCAACCTGAAGTTCGTATTCCTCACCGGCGTGACGAAATCCAGCCCAATGAGCATCTTCAGCGACCTCAACCAGCTGCGTGACATCAGCATGGAACGTGCCTATGCCGGCATCTGCGGCATCACCGAGGAAGAACTTACCACAATGTTCGTCCCCGAGATAGAAGACCTGGCCCATGCACAGCACATGGACAGGGACTGTTGCATGGCAGAGCTGAAGAAACGTTACGACGGTTACCACTTTCATCCTGAGGGAGAAGGCATGTACAACCCCTTCAGCCTGCTGAGCACCTTCGCAAAAGGAGAATTCAGCTTCTACTGGTTCCAGACAGGTACCCCCACCTTCCTCGTGGGGTTGATCGAACGGTCAGGCTTTGACCTGCGGACGATGGAGGAAGGTGTCGAAGCCGGGGAAAATGCCTTCTGCGAATACCGCTTCGAAAGGCTCTCGCCCATACCGCTGCTCTACCAGGGCGGCTACCTGACGATCAAGGGCTATGACAGGGAATTCGGCATCTACACGCTGAAGTTTCCAAACCAGGAAGTGAAGTACGGGTTCCTCAGCTTCTTCCTGCCCCAGGAAACCTCGCTGGGTGAGGAAGAAGGAAGCTTCTACATAGGCCAGTTCGTCAAGGATATCCGTGGCGGCAACCTGGACGCCTTCATGGAGAGGCTCGGCTCGATACTCTCGAGCGTACCCTACCCGGTATACGGAGAGGCAAGGCAAGCCAACGAGCAGACGTTCCAGATGGGTTGCTTCCTCATCTTCGAGCTGATGGGACAGTTTGCCCAGACGGAAGTACACAGTGCACTGGGCAGGAGTGACTGCGTGGTATGGACGAAGGACATCATCTACGTGTTCGAGTTCAAGGCTGACGGCAGTGCGGAGGATGCCCTGAGGCAGCTGGAGGAACGGGACTATGCTGCCCCGTACCGCAGCGACGGAAGAAAGATCGTGCAGGTCGGCGTGGGCTTCGACAAAAAGAAACGGACCATAGACAAATGGCTGGTAAAGGAAGACTGA
- a CDS encoding TIGR04255 family protein produces the protein MKSDQLKSAPLKTCLIQAIFSPLLNIKSFIPEIQESLRRNGFPQLKTGKNKTVTFNKSIDDPVIEEDDNWFFISLDNKDMVIINKTQFSFQTNAYTTFEAFITKYQTLLSIFFPIVDASSLVMQRLGLRYINVLKGEGWKDYLKSPYHGVSISDSYRYLDKPWMIGSTAQGVTRIDDFGNTGLITIRVYQNNKGKTVPLDVSYPVPQQSCGKGLVTFLDIDHIVQFNNSMSVKPEELGAYGKKLNDVSSKIFFDALTEKALEEWK, from the coding sequence ATGAAAAGCGACCAATTGAAATCAGCGCCATTAAAAACCTGTCTCATACAAGCTATTTTTTCTCCACTGTTGAACATAAAGAGTTTTATTCCAGAAATTCAGGAATCATTGAGGAGGAACGGTTTTCCTCAATTAAAAACTGGGAAAAACAAAACAGTAACTTTTAACAAATCAATTGATGATCCTGTTATCGAAGAGGATGACAACTGGTTTTTCATTTCTTTAGATAATAAAGATATGGTGATAATTAACAAGACACAATTTTCATTTCAAACTAATGCTTATACGACCTTTGAGGCGTTCATTACAAAATACCAGACTCTTCTAAGTATTTTTTTCCCGATAGTTGATGCATCCTCACTGGTTATGCAAAGATTAGGTTTACGCTATATCAACGTACTGAAAGGAGAGGGATGGAAAGACTATTTGAAATCTCCCTATCATGGAGTTTCCATTTCCGATTCATATCGATATCTTGATAAACCTTGGATGATCGGTTCTACGGCCCAGGGAGTCACAAGAATAGATGATTTCGGAAACACAGGATTGATTACTATACGAGTATATCAGAATAACAAGGGCAAAACGGTTCCATTGGATGTTTCTTATCCTGTCCCTCAGCAGTCTTGTGGAAAAGGACTGGTTACCTTTCTTGATATTGATCATATTGTTCAATTCAACAATTCAATGTCCGTCAAACCGGAAGAACTGGGGGCATATGGAAAGAAGCTGAATGATGTGTCAAGCAAGATTTTTTTTGATGCATTGACTGAAAAAGCATTGGAGGAATGGAAATGA
- a CDS encoding ATP-binding protein translates to MIQRILEGKITDRIASFVPGREGNHRKAIIIVGARQTGKTSLLHMKYPENDARVLWLNGDELDVQRLFEDITADRLRRYLGKKDILIIDEAQRIRDVGLRLKLITDNMKDIQLIATGSSSFDLANKVNEPLTGRKQTYQLFPLSFEELVNDHGLLEEKRMIPERLVFGSYPEVVTSPGQEKTILRELTDSYLYKDILSLDGIQKPEKLTKLLQALALQVGAQVSFNELAQLCSMDPKTVERYITVLEQAYIIFRLSSFSRNARNELKNSRKVYFYDNGVRNAIIANFSSVELRTDIGALWENYLVSERMKYLGYTDRWVHSWFWRTKTRQGIDLVEEEEGTLRSYEFKWSTHKRARQPTSFSNAYPDVAFAVITPDNVEDFLLP, encoded by the coding sequence ATGATACAGCGAATTTTGGAAGGCAAAATAACAGACCGTATTGCTTCATTCGTACCAGGAAGAGAAGGTAATCACAGAAAAGCCATTATTATTGTCGGAGCACGTCAGACAGGAAAGACATCTTTACTACACATGAAATATCCTGAGAACGATGCACGTGTCTTGTGGCTTAACGGTGATGAATTGGATGTGCAGCGTCTTTTTGAAGATATCACTGCTGATCGCTTACGTAGATACCTAGGCAAAAAAGATATATTGATCATTGATGAAGCTCAGCGTATTCGTGATGTAGGTCTACGTCTGAAACTCATTACGGACAATATGAAAGACATTCAGTTGATTGCCACGGGATCATCTTCTTTTGATTTGGCAAATAAAGTCAATGAACCTCTTACCGGAAGGAAACAGACCTACCAGTTGTTTCCGCTTTCGTTCGAAGAGTTGGTCAATGACCATGGTTTGCTTGAGGAAAAACGGATGATTCCAGAAAGACTGGTATTCGGATCGTATCCGGAAGTCGTAACTTCTCCTGGTCAGGAGAAGACTATACTTCGTGAACTTACAGACAGTTATCTGTACAAGGACATACTTTCTCTTGATGGTATCCAAAAACCGGAAAAACTGACCAAGCTGTTGCAAGCACTTGCACTGCAAGTCGGGGCACAAGTGTCTTTTAATGAACTTGCACAGCTTTGTTCGATGGATCCCAAGACTGTTGAAAGATATATTACAGTTTTGGAACAAGCCTATATTATTTTCCGTCTTTCGTCTTTCAGCCGTAATGCTCGCAATGAATTGAAAAACAGCAGGAAGGTCTATTTCTACGACAATGGAGTTCGTAATGCTATAATTGCAAATTTTTCTTCTGTTGAGTTACGTACTGACATAGGTGCCTTGTGGGAGAACTATCTGGTTTCCGAGCGGATGAAATATCTTGGTTATACGGACAGATGGGTGCATAGCTGGTTTTGGAGGACCAAGACACGGCAAGGAATAGATCTTGTAGAAGAGGAAGAGGGGACGTTACGTTCCTACGAGTTCAAATGGTCAACACACAAAAGGGCCAGGCAACCGACTTCGTTTTCGAATGCGTATCCTGATGTTGCTTTTGCCGTCATAACACCTGACAATGTTGAGGATTTCCTATTACCATAG
- a CDS encoding putative DNA binding domain-containing protein: MIGRNDLELMSLGGENSLVEFMEEAVCNETIAKEIVAFANSSGGRILIGVADNGDIKGVVDKQLQEKILNICRDFVVPSIIPLYEEVPMDDGKREAVITISQGINKPYLRKFNGREEIYIRMGNRCEIATREQMARLFAVGGMLHMEVSPVSGTSIDNLDKTRLSYYLNTVLGEDISIYSELDWIKRLSGLGFLTKNSVGDYVCTIVGLVCFCKTPHRFLPAAGIRFISYDSFQQKYHAQIDTLLDNALVGDFVSSDTGSYLSSRGLIEDFLLVVKPFISKESDSLDENMRKTTTYYYPKEAIRESLINALVHRDWTASLEVLVENYNDRIEITSPGRMQNSMTVEKMIAGQRSPRNNLIVDIMRDYNYVDARGMGVRAKVIPSMKKFNNTEPIYEVSEDNFKVILKR; this comes from the coding sequence ATGATTGGAAGAAATGATTTGGAACTGATGAGTCTTGGTGGAGAAAACTCCTTGGTTGAGTTTATGGAAGAGGCTGTTTGTAACGAAACCATTGCAAAAGAAATAGTTGCCTTTGCCAATAGCTCTGGAGGGCGGATTCTTATTGGTGTTGCTGATAATGGAGACATCAAAGGAGTTGTAGACAAACAACTACAAGAGAAAATTCTGAATATCTGCAGGGATTTTGTTGTCCCGAGCATTATACCTTTGTATGAAGAAGTGCCTATGGATGATGGCAAGCGGGAAGCAGTAATTACAATTTCTCAGGGAATCAACAAACCTTATTTACGAAAGTTCAATGGACGTGAAGAAATTTACATCCGAATGGGAAACCGCTGTGAAATTGCAACTCGTGAGCAGATGGCAAGATTGTTTGCAGTTGGTGGGATGTTACATATGGAAGTTTCTCCTGTTTCAGGAACTTCGATAGATAATTTGGATAAGACACGTCTTTCTTATTATCTAAATACTGTACTGGGTGAAGATATTTCGATTTATTCAGAACTAGATTGGATAAAACGCCTTTCAGGGTTAGGATTTTTGACGAAAAACAGTGTTGGCGATTATGTCTGTACCATTGTAGGTCTTGTATGTTTCTGCAAGACACCACATCGTTTTCTTCCCGCTGCGGGTATCCGGTTCATATCCTATGATTCATTTCAACAGAAATACCATGCTCAGATTGATACGTTGCTTGACAATGCCTTGGTTGGAGATTTCGTAAGCAGTGATACAGGCTCTTATCTATCATCAAGGGGTTTGATTGAAGATTTCCTTCTTGTTGTAAAACCTTTTATTTCAAAGGAATCAGACTCATTGGATGAAAACATGCGGAAAACTACTACCTATTACTATCCAAAGGAAGCCATTCGAGAATCTTTGATCAATGCACTGGTACACCGTGACTGGACGGCAAGTCTTGAAGTCTTGGTAGAAAATTACAATGACAGAATAGAGATTACTAGTCCTGGAAGGATGCAAAATTCCATGACTGTAGAAAAGATGATTGCTGGACAAAGGTCCCCTCGCAACAATTTGATTGTTGACATTATGCGTGATTACAACTATGTAGATGCACGTGGCATGGGTGTCAGGGCAAAGGTCATACCGTCTATGAAGAAATTCAATAATACTGAACCTATCTATGAGGTTTCTGAGGATAATTTCAAGGTTATCTTAAAAAGGTAA
- a CDS encoding MarR family transcriptional regulator produces the protein MNEDDALAIGLQMKKIVVEHDKYIDSGLARFNLSHSQIRVLGFVLRCDEEGKTVNQRTIENALNLSNPTVSGILTRLEDKHYINRTECTSDARVKLITPTGTSKMLKNSLLDFFDKENDRLTNGFTETELADLKRLLDKVAANLDIKSKRKSLVF, from the coding sequence ATGAACGAAGATGATGCATTGGCTATCGGACTACAGATGAAAAAGATTGTCGTGGAACACGACAAGTATATTGACAGTGGCTTAGCTAGATTCAACTTATCGCATTCTCAGATCCGGGTTCTCGGGTTTGTGTTGCGTTGTGATGAGGAAGGAAAGACTGTCAATCAGAGGACAATTGAGAATGCACTCAATCTCTCAAACCCGACGGTATCCGGTATCCTGACCCGTCTGGAAGACAAGCACTACATCAACAGGACAGAGTGCACTTCCGATGCCAGGGTCAAGCTTATCACACCGACAGGGACCAGTAAGATGCTGAAGAACAGTCTGTTGGATTTCTTTGACAAGGAAAATGACCGTCTGACGAATGGCTTTACTGAGACTGAGTTGGCTGATCTCAAGCGTTTGCTGGATAAGGTTGCTGCAAACCTTGATATCAAGTCAAAGCGGAAGAGTTTGGTTTTCTAG